A window of Pyrus communis chromosome 3, drPyrComm1.1, whole genome shotgun sequence genomic DNA:
gttgaaaacttgaaaaaaaaaaaaaaattccaaccgATTGTATTATGACGCTTGGTGTATCACAGTATTAGACAGTGTTTCTGGCACAATGAAAAATTCTCCTTGATTGATAATTAACTTTGAAGTTAATTCTTTGTTTAATTATTAGCATAAAGCATAAGACACATATAGTAAGTGGTATCATATGATTGGGTTTTGTTCACTCTTCATAAACCGAACTGAGACTTTGAAATTGCACTTATACATACCAAGTTTTGTACTAGCATAGTCAAAAGTGTACATTCCACCATGCATGCATTGTCAACTACTATTGCCCTTGGAGAGTGAGTTTAAGACATCTGATGACAGAAACTAAGGAAccctttttaaaaaataattagttaagTTAGAGTAAATTTTTGATATGTTCTTTTTATTACGATAACTCTCATATTAATTAAGATTATACGGAGTTGATGAGATTCACGAGAATCATACAATACAAAGAATATCATACTTAAACAACAATTGTCTTACAAATGATGTATTGGACAATCCttactcaatttttttctcGTTAAGCTAGATAGCTATCTACATCAACACTCAACAAACCTTTTCATTTTATGTTTATTGAAGAGAGTTGTTATTAGACactaaaaatgtcattttaagCTAATCCCTAAATACGCAACAAAACCATATATCAAAGCAGGGCATACTCATACTAACTCTACGATCTAGTGATATGATATTCTTCACTTGAAGTTGAAGGTTTCAGGTTTAACGCACTTGGTAATGAGTTTGATACCTAAATAGTACAATTGGCTTGTGAGGTTTACCCAACTCAAAGTCGAATCCTAAATTCTCACTTACTTGATATTAATTAGttagaaattaatttattttagtaaaGGGAATCACTTACCAACCAGAGGTGTTAGGTTAGGAAAGATACAAAAATAGTGGGATTCAACAAACATAAGCATAAAACTCACCCAGAatccaaaaagaaaagtttgGTAAAAAATGACCTTGGATGATCTTTGTGGGGACAAATTAAGCAATGAATTGCAAACCCGTtaagaaatgattttttttctttctttgcgtATCTTATTTACTTTCGACTTTtgaattatataaattaaaaaaaatcaataaatatgtacaaagaaaatataaaaaagccTGTAGAAATCATTTTTCCCTACGAAATCAACCAAACTCCCCTCTCATCTCCAGAGAAGCAATGAGCCTGTGTTATGCCTCACACTATACTTCACACGTTACATTTggaagaaaattgaggttttagggtttagggtttaggatctTTTTACGTGTGataaattttcaaacttaattCGTAGATAACACAAATCGGGTGATGTGGAGCATGTGTAGCCATTAGGCTTTACACATGGAACAACATGCTCTGATACTAtgaaagaaagttgaggtttcaccataaaaccaatcaATAACCCAATTATTTATAAACACATGCAATGTCGTTTCTTTTCTCGATGAGAGATTCAGTACTCTAAGTGCACCTCCTTCATGTGTGATGAATTTGAAAGCCTAACACACGAACAACACGAATCGATTGACGTGGATTACGTGTGACCGTTGAGCTTCAGACATGAAACAactactctgataccatgaaagaaattaaaatttcaccataaaattaattgataatataaaaaatatccCAAAAACTTCATATGTAAAATCTCCCATTTTTCCGACGTAGAGTTCATAGTAACACATTCCATCATCAACATTTCAAATCATCACAAAACTTATCACATTCATAAAGAAATTAGAGGGCCCAACTAACCCcatccaaaatataaaaaagtggGAAACTTTGTCACAAAGTTCCATTTGTTCATATCATGTATATCATACgatctcttcttccttcttctgtATATATCAAAACAACACACATCATAATTTCTCCAAGTTAATTTCTCTTCCGCACATAAATTCTCCGACTAAAATGGACGAGTCGTGGCGCATGCGCATGGGATTAATGCCGGGCCTCCCGCTGCGGCGCTCCACTGAGCACGCCTCCAGGCGCTCTATATTTGCCGCCGCGGCCGCCAAGGACTCCCATATGACCCTTGATCCCGACGACTTTGCCGACGTATTCGGCGGACCGCCGCGGAGCGTACTTCTGCGCCAACTCTCCCGTGGCTCGACTTCCTTATACGAGGAGATTTTCCGGCCGCCGAATTTCTGCTCTACGGCGAAGAATAGAGGGGGAAGCTTGCCGGCGTTTAGAATTCCGGCGAGGAACGACGGATTTTATTGTGATATTTTTGGATCGGACGACGATGACCGCCAGCGGAAGTCGAGAGAGCGCTCGAGGCCGAATTCGAAGGCGAAATCGAACTCGTCTTCGGTGCTGAGCTCCGAGGAGCTGAGTCCTCTCCGGCCGGTCAGCGGAGATGACGTGGCATTCTCCTCCTTCGCTTCGAAGCTCAGGTAGTTTGCTGTAGTGAATGTGTCAGTTAGCGGTACGGCCAACTGTTTTTGCCGCTGTTATGTAGTTTGACGATTATACCCTTGACATTGCTTTATATTTGCTCTCATTCTGCCTTGAATTTGGTTAAATACTAAGGGTAGTTAAATCTTGTTTTTGGCcaaaatatttggattttaaATAAAGAATTAACTATTCTTAAGAATTATTATtagtgttttttaatttatttatgccTTGGATTTATTGGGTTGGTACCAAGTAAATTTAAGATTTTGATTGGATAAAATAGCTAAAATATTTTAACATTTGGGTCAAGTTAACTAAgttaaaacatttaaaacacttttttttcttttatgttaagCAATGTGTACATGTTGCGTCAATtaaatcttaataattttattgCAGTATGCATCATTTGGCATTCAGACGCAGTACAAAAATGTGTCATCTAtagcattactttttttttttttttttttaacaaacgatattatttactatctacactaagggggagggatgggcttagcctcacaataggcaaggggaggggtgggcttaacctcacaataagctagcaataatgtgattcaaactcacatttgacgagaattgaacttaagacctcttacttacaagtgaagaagaatactactagactatagtactaagtggtagcattacttttaaaagaaaactaaaatgatttgaaaactttaagttttaacgataatgacaaagtaaaaggtaaagtaaatcgtaccagaattgactttttagtggtaaaatgtggttttttgttaaaatgaacagtaccaagaaTTTTTCGTTCAAATTCTCTACTTTTAATCAGAAGATTAAGATCCAATTTATCtttcaaaaaaattagtaaTCCAATTATCAATGAGTTTTCTCAACCCAACATATTCTTGATTTCTACAGACCACTAAATGTACCATGTAGATGGAACTCATCAACTATGAAGCCAACAAATGAACACCCAAAGAAACAAGGCACATCAGCTCTGCATTGCAACCCTCTTTCCTTCAATGAAAACCAAGTCCTGGAAAAATTATATGATGAAAAGTTCAGGAGCTCCAACAATTTCGGATTCACAAGGAAGGTCTTGTCCCCAGAAACCATTAGTATTGGACCCAATTCGCGTCGAAGTGTCAAATTACCTGTGGATGATCTGGAGCTCCCCTCACCATCCTCAGCAGTCTCTTCACTCTGCCAAGAACATGAGATTAAATCCAGGATTTGGGATAGCGTTTTGCAGGAGAAAGAAGTGGGGGTAttggaacaagaagaagaagaagatgatgaaatgatgaGCTCTTATGTGATTGAGATCAATTCTGATCAGCAAAGAGAAGACGCAGTCGGTATTGAAGAAGCAATTGCATGGGCTAAAGAGAAGTTTCAAACACATAGTAATTCCGAGAAAGAAGAGAACTTGACACAACGAGACAATCAGCAGTCGATGGATGAAGGTGATTTTTGTTACTCTCTAAACTAAACCCGAAACCTTGAACCCTAAACCCTGGAATTTCAAATTATGCTTGAGTACtaactatatataatatatatatatggatcatTCAGGTAGGCCTAATGTGGATGAGTACTCGGATCATCAGCAGCGAGATGAACTACTTCTTGAATTGACTCAATCTCCagaggtaaattattttggttaatcTTGAAGGCATGGGCGAACTGTATTCTACGTTTATATATacattatttatcatttttccaaCATCGACTTGTGGGGTAGGATGAAGAGGAAAGGACATGGATAACTGAAGACGAAAGGAAACCTTCAGAGAAAGATGTAAGCTCTCTCTTCTTGCATGATATTCTGCTGCACAAATTTGTACTTGGAATAATTATACCATAAGTTTGAGCAATGCTTTGTGTCTTATATATTATTACAGTTGGAATTGGAGCTCTTGGATGAAGACATAAGGTTATGGTCATCTGGTAAGGAATCCAACATTCGTATGCTGCTTTCGACGCTACACCATGTAAGTAAAGATCTTTGGATTTACTTCGAATAATTAATACTGCACGGCTCCTTACAGATAAAGATTTGTTTCTTCTTACGTGCGAATATGTAACTTATTGAAAGCACAACTGAAAACATTTATGCATGCGGATCAAACTCTGATTAATCTGTAAGGAGGATCGGCCACTGATAGTTCACGTTACGTggtttgttttgtgtggtgttgacTGGGGATCAGATTGTATGGCCCAACAGTGGATGGTATGCAATTCCATTGACAAACCTAATAGAAAGTTCACAGGTGAAGAAAGCCTATCAGAAAGCAAGGCTGTGCCTCCACCCAGACAAACTGCAACAAAGAGGAGCAACATCTGCTCAAAAATATATTGCTGAAAAGGCCTTCACCATCCTCCAGGTAAATAAATATTTGGTTATCTATCGAGAACTAAAACCTCGTGGTCCATTTTGAAAAACAGCCCCCCGCCTCGAGGGATAAATTACTAACCCTAATTGTTAACAAAGAACAATTAGACCAATTCTGACAAGTAATGATGTGGGAACTGTAGGATGCATGGGCTGTGTTCATCTCCAAAGATGTATTCATTATTTAGTGGATGATCTGAATTACTTATGCCTTTTGAACTCATTTTTTACTCCAAGGTTGCAAGTGAAGAATAAGCATCAGCAACTTTGTATGAAAACTCGGTCGCTATCCTTTTCTTGTGGAAAATATGTACATTAATTTGTTCGATTAATTGCGCTTGGTTTTTTGTAtctgtatattttatttttgagtcCCTTTTTGACTCTCATACAAAGTCCCGTCCTGTCCGGACCGTCCAGACGTGTTGAGAAAATCATATTTCTACTCAATGTTCTTTAACTTTGATTACATTTGTTGATGGGGTGCGCTTTGACATGTACAATCATCATTTAGAAAGGTGGTCTCGCAAGGAGAAATTCTAAGAAACGACCAGCGGACGGACCACGCATATAACCCCAGACAAAACCTTGGCCTCCTGCATGGAGGAATGAATTATATGACATGGGTACACCGTTACTAACGATTACACATGAATTGTAGTAGTTGGCCACTTGGTGTTTCGCCCCGTTTATGTAACCCATTTTCTCACAACCTTCATCTAAATTTGCACTTGCTCAGCATCAACAAGATGAGCACTAGCAATGACAATTGGAGAGATCACCAGGCTCTAGACGCTGTAGTTCTGCATGCCATTTTCGTTCGGAGAAGCCGAGGAATAACATTTAAACATTTTAAGAACAAGGAAAGGCAAAATAAGACTCCAAAATACTCTGAGCATCCTCCAAACATCGGAAACCAGAGAGGAAAGTCGCTACTAGCTTCACTCTTGAAGCCAAGCGAATACGATCCAATTACATCATTTGTTACTCGAGAGTTTAATTTACACAATTAAGGGTAAAGTGAATTTTACATAACAAAATGTAGTCTACGTAAcaaattttggaaaagaaaacgaAATGATTGAAAGAATATGATGAAGAAAACCGAATCGTCCCTCGTTCTTATGGGGACAATGAAGTTCAATATAGGGGCAATGACAAATAATTGGAACTTCGACACCTTATTATGTCAATATGGCGCCAGATCTTCTCCATCACTTGGTTCTTGTAATGACTATGTGGGTGAGATCTAGGAGTGCCCTCCTTGATTTTCTGACATTCTCGTCTTCGCTCTCGGGCAGAGATTCTATTGCTGCAGCGGCAAGGTTTGCATGTTTTGTGGCTAGCTCTCTTGTCCTATGTATTCCGCGGCTCCTACCTAGATAGTCAAGAGCCTGTAGAAATATACCATGAAAACCAATAACAAGAATTGAACATAATAAAACTAAGTCGACTGCATTCAACtattcatattcattcaaaaatTGTTTCTGTTTTCTGCTTTTCACCTCTCATTAATAAGATTGCATGAACAATACTGGTTAGAGTTGGACATTTAATGAGAGGCGAAAAATAGGAAACGGAAACATTATCTAAAACTGGACGACAGAAACAGGTTTAGACGGGTGGTTCTTTGAAACAACGCCAAACTAGCCCCCAACAGCACTTCCTGAGGACTAGTCTCAGTCTTGGCACTACTGGGTGGCGGATTTCTCAAActtaatatttctttttaaagGGATTACTACATCATGCTTGATGTCTGCCAAGACCGATTTAGAAGTAATTCCAAACAGTTGACATGCCAAACTCTTGACCAATGAAATGAGTCAAAACTGTcgaattttaaaagaaaagttGGGACATTGGCTGTACAAATTTTCAATATCAGCTACTAACAATGGAATTGCAGGAAAGACTTTCAACGAAAAGAAAAACCAGATCGCATTCATCATGAAATCGCATCACAATCACactaaaataaacattacaGTAATAAAACTTGTGAAGCAAACTATGCAAACTTACGAGTTCAATATTTGCAGGGTTGTTGTCAAGGCCCTGTTCAACAACTGTACGCAACTGAGGAAACTCTTCCATGGCAAACAATATTGGAGCAGTTACGATGccctacaaaacaattatatAGTAGcacaaaattatgacaaataaCCAAAAAAGTAAGGGGGCTCTCAATCATGAAAGTTGAAAACATAGCATGACGTGATTTAGAATAGTTGAGGATTTCTCTCAATTTACTATGAACTGAAGGTTTCAACACGCTAAAATACTGGCCATGAAATACATAGTATCTTAAGGTCCAGTGCACCATGCATTTTCTTCATAGAAAATGCAAGCAAGCAAGCTTGTTGAACATGCAAATATGGAAAAGAGAGGAAATAATGAAAGATGAATACTGTTATTGCAAATTAGAAAAACCAAAACATTTTCAGGCTGACAGACACAGATATACTCTCACTTTAAGCTACCAAACTCAGCCATGAGATGTACCTAGCCCAGTAAGGAGCAGGAGAGAGAGACAAACCTCATGTGTTTAAACAAAGAAATAGGGTTTTTCTATTTAAACACCACATCCTAGCTAAGTTCACGCCACCACTTAAGtctaatttgttttaaaattttaattgtatgAAACGACAAAAGAGGACATATATCTATATAGACCCTACAAACCCTAAtcttttttaaaaacaaaataaacctGCATCTTCCTCTATCGCTCATCTTTCTCTACCACTTGAGTTCATACTTATCTACACATCAACCTATAAAACTTACTTGGGTTCATACTTGATAGGAATCCGGGTGGCTGCTGAACTTAGTGATTAGACAATTAGTTACAAAACAAATTGGTTAATGATTCTAATTAACGGAATTACAATATATAGTTTTACTGAGATGGCTTCTCTTTCGACGGATTGATCTGGACTTCCCCACTGGGTTTGATTTAGAAATGGGGCAATTCATGTTAAATTGGAATCGGGATTGAtaacaactaaaatacataCAAACATGTAATTTATATGTTGGTGGGGGTGGTGTTAGTGTTTAAGGATGTTTTTGGAATAAATATGGTGAACTTAGCAGaagttaaaatataaaattttaagggGGTGTAGACAGAAATTGGGGTGAAGTCAGATGAGAGATGGTGTTTTAATAGAAAAACTCTAGAAATATTCCATTACCAATCAACACTTACATGGCGGATGTCAGATAAAGAGCCCTTTCCAAGTGAAGCCGATGTGCCCGTAAAATCAAGAACATCATCTATTAATTGAAATGCCAATCCCTGAAGCAAAAAAAATTAGTCAGCTTGATTCACACGCACGCACATCGACCCATCAATCGAACATGCATGTCCAAAAACCATCGGAAAATATACATTGTTTTTGAggcatataattattattattatttttctcgaTATGTGCTTCTGTTTGGAACATGACtattaaaatcataaaaaaatccTAGAATTAAGCTTGCTCGTCAAGAAAATTAGACAAAAGAATTCCAAGAGCTTACTCACCAGATTTTTTCCATACTCATAAGCCAATGTAGCAACTTCAGTTGTATGCCCAGCAAGAACGGCAATTGCCTTGCAACTATTTGAAATCAGTGATGCAGTCTTGAAATAAGTCTTCTGTATATAAAATTCCATGCTGCAACGAATACCAAATTTGATCATAAATAGCAATACTTAAATCTTAAAGAAACCTGAATCAAGACatctatagaaaaaaaaaaaaaaaaaaatctgtttaTATACATAACATCAACAATGATTTGCACACACTCAACTAATTGAAGCTTTTGAAAATGGAAGATTGAGTATTGTAAGTATGAGTTATGCATGCCTATTTTGTCTCTCTCACTTCCACTCTCTCTACAACACGCTTCGTTGTAAGTTGTAACATCCCCCAACTTTAATTTTTTCCTCCATATAATCCCCAATTCTCACCCCTAAGTGGCATTATTCAAGAATTTTTTCATGTATTAAAAAACTATAAAGATGAGCAGCATACTACATACAAGACGAGACAAGCCAAATCCCAACCTAATAATGCCACACCTATAGATATACTTTTATAACATAGTAGTTTATTACCTCAAGGGAAAAGGAACAAATATTAAGGAGTCAATGGCTTACAAACACTACATGGCCTAAACATCTACTCACATCATGTATCAAGCAAATAgaaaaaagcaaacaaaatgtaaatatatgACAGAAGCAGCAGAGCAGTGTACCTACAACGTTGATCAGATGTGGTCGTCATTTGCATGGTTTCACCTGTCACAAGATGCTCAACAACCGTTGACAGTAATGATACAACCTACAAATGCACAAAAATGATGCAAAAGCATGTTAAAACAACTGAAGTGAAAGCGCATCCTTGTGTCTGTGATACTTGGGAATATAACTATGAAAAGGTATGGGATCCATGTCCAGACTTAGTGATATTTCAGGCAGATCACCTTCATACCTCACTGGTGGATGATAATGTTGAAGGTTGTCGTGTTTGGTGATGAAAAAATTGATTCAGTAGTTT
This region includes:
- the LOC137729894 gene encoding uncharacterized protein isoform X1, with the protein product MDESWRMRMGLMPGLPLRRSTEHASRRSIFAAAAAKDSHMTLDPDDFADVFGGPPRSVLLRQLSRGSTSLYEEIFRPPNFCSTAKNRGGSLPAFRIPARNDGFYCDIFGSDDDDRQRKSRERSRPNSKAKSNSSSVLSSEELSPLRPVSGDDVAFSSFASKLRPLNVPCRWNSSTMKPTNEHPKKQGTSALHCNPLSFNENQVLEKLYDEKFRSSNNFGFTRKVLSPETISIGPNSRRSVKLPVDDLELPSPSSAVSSLCQEHEIKSRIWDSVLQEKEVGVLEQEEEEDDEMMSSYVIEINSDQQREDAVGIEEAIAWAKEKFQTHSNSEKEENLTQRDNQQSMDEGRPNVDEYSDHQQRDELLLELTQSPEDEEERTWITEDERKPSEKDLELELLDEDIRLWSSGKESNIRMLLSTLHHIVWPNSGWYAIPLTNLIESSQVKKAYQKARLCLHPDKLQQRGATSAQKYIAEKAFTILQDAWAVFISKDVFII
- the LOC137729894 gene encoding uncharacterized protein isoform X2, which gives rise to MDESWRMRMGLMPGLPLRRSTEHASRRSIFAAAAAKDSHMTLDPDDFADVFGGPPRSVLLRQLSRGSTSLYEEIFRPPNFCSTAKNRGGSLPAFRIPARNDGFYCDIFGSDDDDRQRKSRERSRPNSKAKSNSSSVLSSEELSPLRPVSGDDVAFSSFASKLRWNSSTMKPTNEHPKKQGTSALHCNPLSFNENQVLEKLYDEKFRSSNNFGFTRKVLSPETISIGPNSRRSVKLPVDDLELPSPSSAVSSLCQEHEIKSRIWDSVLQEKEVGVLEQEEEEDDEMMSSYVIEINSDQQREDAVGIEEAIAWAKEKFQTHSNSEKEENLTQRDNQQSMDEGRPNVDEYSDHQQRDELLLELTQSPEDEEERTWITEDERKPSEKDLELELLDEDIRLWSSGKESNIRMLLSTLHHIVWPNSGWYAIPLTNLIESSQVKKAYQKARLCLHPDKLQQRGATSAQKYIAEKAFTILQDAWAVFISKDVFII